Genomic DNA from uncultured Vibrio sp.:
CGTTCTTTTAGGATAAAAGCACCATTCTCTATTTCTAAGTATGCGAGATCGGTAAGCACTTTTTTAATACAGCCTGAACCAGTCAAAGGTAGGCTACAGTGATCAAGTAATTTGGAATCACCGCTTTTTGAAGCGTGAGTCATTGTAACAATAATATTGCTGGCTCCGGCAACTAGGTCCATAGCGCCACCCATGCCTTTGACTAATTTTCCAGGAATCATCCAAGACGCGATACTACCGTTGACGTCGACTTCAAAAGCGCCGAGTACGGTTAAATCGACATGACCGCCTCGGATCATGGCAAAGGATTCAGCGGAATTAAATATTGAGGCACCTAGTAATGCTGTCACGGTTTGCTTTCCTGCATTAATCATGTCGGCGTCAATGGTATCTATCGTGGGATATGAACCCATGCCGAGCAGACCATTTTCAGATTGCAGCATGACAGCTATTCCGTCAGGAACGTAATTAGCGACGAGACTAGGGATACCAATGCCTAAGTTGACATAAAAGCCATCTTGT
This window encodes:
- a CDS encoding 3-oxoacid CoA-transferase subunit B — encoded protein: MALTREQIAQRVAQELQDGFYVNLGIGIPSLVANYVPDGIAVMLQSENGLLGMGSYPTIDTIDADMINAGKQTVTALLGASIFNSAESFAMIRGGHVDLTVLGAFEVDVNGSIASWMIPGKLVKGMGGAMDLVAGASNIIVTMTHASKSGDSKLLDHCSLPLTGSGCIKKVLTDLAYLEIENGAFILKERAPGVTVEEIKAKTQGKLVVPSHVPEMTFAMESQPV